GCAGTTCTCAAACAACGACCAGCCACCCATCACCCCACCTTTACAGGCGAGTTCACTGGGGCCGGCGACTGAGGAAAAATCCATTCCCTCAGACACCCAACAGCGTGCCCGACACAGCCAGCTGACCAGATCAGCGTTCCACGCTCCGAAGAGCAGTACTAGCGCCTAATCCATCCTGGACCGTGCCGAGTAGTCAACGTTCCACCCATGAGCAACCAGCATCAGACATTCGCTGATGTACTGGCCTCTGACCTCACCCCGAAGGGATCGGTAAGAAGTGCTCCTTAGAAAGGAGGTGATCCAGCCGCACCTTCCGGTACGGCTACCTTGTTACGACTTCGTCCCAATCGCCAGTCCCACCTTCGACAGCTCCCTCCCCACAAGGGGGTTGGGCCACCGGCTTCGGGTGTTACCGACTTTCGTGACGTGACGGGCGGTGTGTACAAGGCCCGGGAACGTATTCACCGCAGCAATGCTGATCTGCGATTACTAGCGACTCCGACTTCATGGGGTCGAGTTGCAGACCCCAATCCGAACTGAGACCGGCTTTTTGAGATTCGCTCCACCTCGCGGTATCGCAGCTCATTGTACCGGCCATTGTAGCACGTGTGCAGCCCAAGACATAAGGGGCATGATGACTTGACGTCGTCCCCACCTTCCTCCGAGTTGACCCCGGCGGTCTCCCGTGAGTCCCCAACACCCCGAAGGGCTTGCTGGCAACACGGGACAAGGGTTGCGCTCGTTGCGGGACTTAACCCAACATCTCACGACACGAGCTGACGACAGCCATGCACCACCTGTACACCGACCACAAGGGGGACCCTGTCTCCAGGGTTTTCCGGTGTATGTCAAGCCTTGGTAAGGTTCTTCGCGTTGCGTCGAATTAAGCCACATGCTCCGCCGCTTGTGCGGGCCCCCGTCAATTCCTTTGAGTTTTAGCCTTGCGGCCGTACTCCCCAGGCGGGGCACTTAATGCGTTAGCTGCGGCACGGACAACGTGGAATGTTGCCCACACCTAGTGCCCACCGTTTACGGCGTGGACTACCAGGGTATCTAATCCTGTTCGCTCCCCACGCTTTCGCTCCTCAGCGTCAGTATCGGCCCAGAGATCCGCCTTCGCCACCGGTGTTCCTCCTGATATCTGCGCATTTCACCGCTACACCAGGAATTCCGATCTCCCCTACCGAACTCTAGCCTGCCCGTATCGACTGCAGACCCGGGGTTAAGCCCCGGGCTTTCACAACCGACGCGACAAGCCGCCTACGAGCTCTTTACGCCCAATAATTCCGGACAACGCTCGCGCCCTACGTATTACCGCGGCTGCTGGCACGTAGTTAGCCGGCGCTTCTTCTGCAGGTACCGTCACTTTCGCTTCTTCCCTGCTGAAAGAGGTTTACAACCCGAAGGCCGTCATCCCTCACGCGGCGTCGCTGCATCAGGCTTTCGCCCATTGTGCAATATTCCCCACTGCTGCCTCCCGTAGGAGTCTGGGCCGTGTCTCAGTCCCAGTGTGGCCGGTCGCCCTCTCAGGCCGGCTACCCGTCGTCGCCTTGGTGAGCCATTACCTCACCAACAAGCTGATAGGCCGCGGGCTCATCCTGCACCGCCGGAGCTTTCGAACACCTTGGATGCCCAAGATGGTCAGTATCCGGTATTAGACCCCGTTTCCAGGGCTTGTCCCAGAGTGCAGGGCAGATTGCCCACGTGTTACTCACCCGTTCGCCACTAATCCCCACCGAAGTGGTTCATCGTTCGACTTGCATGTGTTAAGCACGCCGCCAGCGTTCGTCCTGAGCCAGGATCAAACTCTCCGTGAATGTGTACCGGTAATCCGGTGCAACACCACGAGAGCGGAACAGCCAGGCGGAATAAGCCCGGCCGTTCACAGCGTCCTCGCTGTGTTTTTTCAAAGGAACCTCGCCCCAGCTGATGCTGGAGACGGGGTATCAACATATCTGGCGTTGACTTTTGGCACGCTGTTGAGTTCTCAAGGAACGGCCGCTTCCTTTGTACTCACCCTCTCGGGCTTTCCTCCGGGCGCTTCCCTTCGGTGTTCCCAACTCTACCAGTGTTTTTCCGACCCTCTGACCACTGTCCTGCAGGCATGCAGAAAGTGACCCCGAGATAGGATCTGACAAGTTGGGTGCTGCCAGACGAGGACACGTGGTTGTGTCGCTCAGCCCCAAGCAGGAGTACGACTGTACACCCGGCCGTGGAGCCGGTGCAAATCGCTTTGAGGTATGGTCTAGACCATTCTGGAGTGCCTACGCGGAACCGGCACTTCAGGTGACATACCCTGCTGAACAGTGTGCCGTCCGGTACCGGCAGGGACGGCCCCTTTAGAACTCCACCCCTGGGAGGCTTCCCATGACCACCGTGACGTCCCCACTCGCAGGACGCGCCATCGGACTGGCAGCCGTGCCGGATCCGGTCTTCTCCGGGGCCATGGTCGGCCCGGGGACAGCGATCGACCCCGTACGTGAGCCTTCCGAGGCCGTTTCGCCCGTGGACGGCGTCATCGTCTCCCTGCACCCGCACGCGTTCGTAGTCGTCGACGAGAACGGTCATGGCGTGCTCACTCACCTCGGTATCGACACCGTGCAGCTCAACGGCGAGGGTTTCGAGCTGCTCGTGAACAAGGGTGACACCGTCAGGCGCGGCCAGGGCATCGTGCGCTGGGACCCGGCTGCCGTCGAGGCCGCGGGCAAGTCCGCGGTCTGCCCGATCGTGGCGCTGGAGGCCACGGCCGAAGCACTCTCCGATCTTCGTGACGACGGCGATGTGAAGGCCGGCGACAGTCTCTTCCTCTGGGAGTGACCTCAGTGCCGTCGTAAGGCGGCTAGCAGGAGAACCAACGCGGTGGCTGAATCCGCCGCACTATCGGAGACGGGTGAGATGGACACAACGCTGCGAGGCGTCGGCGTCAGCCACGGTGTGGCGATCGGCGAGGTTCGGCACATGGGAACGGCGGTGCTGGAGCCGCCTGCGAAGCAGATCCCCGCGGAAGAGGCGGAGCGCGAACAGGGGCGCGCCCGCAAGGCCGTGGAGGCTGTGGCGGCCGACCTGATGGCACGGGGCAACCTGGCGGGGGGTGAAGCCCAGGCGGTGCTCGAGGCACAGGCCATGATGGCCCAGGACCCCGAGCTGATGGCAGACGTGGAACGGCGGATCGACGTCGGCAGCACGGCCGAGCGCGGGGTGTACGACGCCTTCGCCGCGTACCGCGAGCTGCTGGCGGGTGCCGGTGAGTACCTCGCCGGTCGTGTGGCCGATCTCGACGATGTGCGGAATCGTATCGTCGCCCGTCTGCTGGGGGTGCCGATGCCGGGTGTGCCCGACAGCGACGAGCCCTATGTCCTTGTCGCCCGTGACCTCGCGCCTGCCGACACCGCGCTGCTGGACCCGACTCTGGTGCTCGGCTTCGTCACCGAGGAGGGCGGTCCGACCAGCCACAGTGCGATTCTGGCGCGGGCGCTCGGGGTGCCGGCCGTGGTCGCGCTTCCGGGTGCCGGCGAGCTCGCCGAAGGCACGATGATCGCCGTCGACGGCAGCACCGGCGAGATCTTCGTGGACCCGAGCGATGAGAAGAAGGCTCAGCTCGAGGCCGCGGCCTCCGAGCGCAGGGCGGCGCTGGCGGCTTCGACCGGCCCCGGTGCCACCGCGGACGGTCACAAGGTGCCACTGCTCGCGAACATCGGCGGCCCTGCGGATGTGGAGGCAGCGGTCGAGGCCGGTGCCGAGGGTGTCGGACTCTTCCGCACCGAGTTCCTCTTCCTGGACGACAGCAAGCAGGCGCCGTCCGAGGAGAAGCAGGTCGCTGCGTACCGGCAGGTGCTGGAGGCGTTCCCCGAGGGGCGTGTCGTGGTGCGGGTGCTGGACGCGGGTGCGGACAAGCCGCTCGACTTTCTGACGCCGGCCGACGAGCCGAACCCGGCGCTCGGCGTGCGGGGGCTGCGGACGCTGCTGGATCACCCGGAGGTTCTGCGTACCCAGCTGACGGCGCTCGCGAAGGCCGCGGAAGGGCTGCCGGTCTACCTCGAGGTCATGGCCCCGATGGTCGCGGACCGCACCGATGCCCGGGCTTTCGCGGACGCGTGCCGAGAGGCCGGGCTGCGGGCGAAGTTCGGCGCGATGGTCGAGATCCCGTCGGCCGCGCTCCGGGCGCGCTCGATTCTCCAGGAGGTCGAGTTCCTGTCGCTGGGGACGAACGACCTGGCGCAGTACACCTTCGCCGCCGACCGTCAGGTGGGTGCGGTCTCCCGTCTGCAGGATCCGTGGCAGCCCGCGCTGCTCGACCTGGTGGCGCTGTCCGCCGAGGCGGCGAAGGCCGAGGGCAAGAGCTGTGGCGTCTGTGGTGAGGCCGCGTCCGACCCGCTGCTCGCGTGTGTGCTGGCTGGTCTGGGCGTCACCTCTCTTTCGATGGGCGCGGCGTCGATTCCCTACGTCCGGGCCGCGCTGGCGAAGTACACGCTGGCGCAGTGCGAGCGGGCTGCTGCTGCGGCGCGGGCCACGGACAGCGCCGAGGACGCGCGCAGCGCGGCGCAGGCGGTGTTGTCGGGCGAGTGAGCCGGGCCTGACCGGCCGATGACTGCCCGGGCGGGGCGCTCCACTGCGGTGGGGCGCCCCGCCCGCTTTTCAGTGGTTGTGTCCCTGTTCCGGTTGCACGTCTCCCAGGTCGGGCGGTTCGCAGTAATCGACGTTGGATTCGGGGGAGATCAGGTCGCCGGATTCCACGTCGGTGCAGTAGGCGTCGAAGACCTCTCCCGCGGTGAGGGGTTCGAGTCCGTATGCGCGCAGGCGCCAGCCGTAGACACGGTCGGGGCTGCCTGGGGCGCTGGCTCGGATGACGAGTCCTCCGGGGCTTTCGGTGGCCAGGCCGAGGGCCAGGACCGTGGTGAACTCGAGGGCTTCCGTCTCGTCCAGTTTGACGGCGCCGCCGGTGTCGGCGACGTGGAGGGCGGCGACGAGGGTCTCGGGCGGTCCGGTGACGCTGCACACGAGGTGCCGGTTGCCGGACGGGGCCGTGTCGAGGATGCGGACGAGGAGGTCCGAGGCCCGGGCGAAGGCGGCGCGTCCGATGTCTTCGCCGCAGGAGGTGCAGGCGCCCAGGCGAGCGAGGAGTGTGGTCGCGTACTCCCAGGTGGCCTGCCGCACGGCCTCATCGACGAGGGCCGGGAGCAGGTCGGACAGAGGCTGGCCCTCGTACGGAAGGGTCGGGCCTGTGACCGCGAGTCGTGCCGTGAAGCGTGTGCGGCTCGACGGGTTGTCGGGGTCGAGGCCGTTTTGGGTGCAGAACTCGGCGTACTCCTCGGGGTCGAAGAGGGCCACGGTGGTGTGGCTGCCTTGGAGGGCACGTGTCCTGAGGAGGCCTTCCACATGCTTGAGGTAGGCCGCGTGGTCGTCGAAGGTGAAGCTGCGGTAGCGCCGCATGGCCAGGAAGTCGTGCTCGTCGGTGAGCAGGCCGAGGGTGCCGGCGATTTCGCGGCGCAGGACGCGTCGCATGGTCCGGCTGTCGGTGTGCGTCATTGTTCCCCCTGTGCACGGTCGATCAATGCTCACTCACAGTAATCGGTGGCACTGACAACGGGCGCTGGGCAGGGGATCGGTATCCGGATGAGGACATAACTGCAGGTCAGCTGCCGGGTGGTTAACGTGATCGCGTCAACAGACATGGTGACGAAGAGTGTTCGAGTGGTGCTGGTCAGGGGCGTTTGCGGGCCAGGTCCTCGTAGAAGCTCAGCAGGTCGAGGTTGTCGATGGAGCCCGGGTTGACCGCCTTCTCCAGCGGCGTTCCCTGGAGGAGGCGTTTGACCGGGACCTCGATGCGTTTGCCGGTCAGGGTGTGGGGGACGCCGGGTACTTCGATGATCTCGTCGGGGACGTGGCGTGGTGACAGTTGTTCGCGGATGGTCTGCTTGATGCGGTTCAGCAGGGCCTCG
This region of Streptomyces caelestis genomic DNA includes:
- a CDS encoding PTS sugar transporter subunit IIA, translating into MTTVTSPLAGRAIGLAAVPDPVFSGAMVGPGTAIDPVREPSEAVSPVDGVIVSLHPHAFVVVDENGHGVLTHLGIDTVQLNGEGFELLVNKGDTVRRGQGIVRWDPAAVEAAGKSAVCPIVALEATAEALSDLRDDGDVKAGDSLFLWE
- the ptsP gene encoding phosphoenolpyruvate--protein phosphotransferase; the encoded protein is MDTTLRGVGVSHGVAIGEVRHMGTAVLEPPAKQIPAEEAEREQGRARKAVEAVAADLMARGNLAGGEAQAVLEAQAMMAQDPELMADVERRIDVGSTAERGVYDAFAAYRELLAGAGEYLAGRVADLDDVRNRIVARLLGVPMPGVPDSDEPYVLVARDLAPADTALLDPTLVLGFVTEEGGPTSHSAILARALGVPAVVALPGAGELAEGTMIAVDGSTGEIFVDPSDEKKAQLEAAASERRAALAASTGPGATADGHKVPLLANIGGPADVEAAVEAGAEGVGLFRTEFLFLDDSKQAPSEEKQVAAYRQVLEAFPEGRVVVRVLDAGADKPLDFLTPADEPNPALGVRGLRTLLDHPEVLRTQLTALAKAAEGLPVYLEVMAPMVADRTDARAFADACREAGLRAKFGAMVEIPSAALRARSILQEVEFLSLGTNDLAQYTFAADRQVGAVSRLQDPWQPALLDLVALSAEAAKAEGKSCGVCGEAASDPLLACVLAGLGVTSLSMGAASIPYVRAALAKYTLAQCERAAAAARATDSAEDARSAAQAVLSGE